A window of Akkermansia muciniphila contains these coding sequences:
- a CDS encoding DUF418 domain-containing protein: MTARTPAGTPPQAARITILDILRALALLGIVIVHAHDHFNLYLPMPLAEGWANSAADWAYEYLFVSKSFLLFSFLFGLSFFIQLDRQEQKGVDFRKRFMWRLALLFLLGLAHTLFYDGDILTIFGVLGFALVALYKRGTPLLVILCLLCLMQPISFMDTLSRAGMADIWPHSSGWFQPASPAAGPSREFLYEHGSWGEAALWNLTQGQTGKWQFLLLSGRIWQTLGLFILGMLAGRWRVFADAANKRRFFLRMLGISGALFLALLLARLFLPTRLDYPLGADLRHLLVQWENLTYTTAFVSAAVLLFTHPGLPLPSRLLSSTGKCTLTCYVSQTLVFTFLFFGWGLGLAQDMGPWACLCAAVAVFLLQAWACRLWLNYFLYGPLEWLWRTATMCRMQPFRKRTP, from the coding sequence ATGACCGCCCGGACTCCCGCCGGAACGCCTCCGCAGGCGGCGCGCATCACCATTCTGGACATCCTCCGGGCTCTGGCCCTGCTGGGCATCGTCATCGTCCATGCGCACGACCATTTCAACCTGTACCTTCCCATGCCCCTGGCGGAGGGATGGGCCAACAGCGCGGCGGACTGGGCCTATGAATACCTCTTTGTCAGCAAGTCCTTCCTTCTTTTCTCCTTCCTGTTCGGCCTCAGCTTCTTCATCCAGCTGGACAGGCAGGAACAGAAGGGCGTTGACTTCCGGAAGCGCTTTATGTGGCGTCTGGCGCTGCTGTTCCTGCTGGGGCTGGCGCACACCCTTTTTTATGACGGGGACATCCTCACCATCTTCGGCGTGCTGGGCTTTGCCCTGGTGGCCCTGTACAAACGCGGCACGCCTCTTCTCGTCATCCTCTGCCTGCTGTGCCTGATGCAGCCCATCTCCTTCATGGACACGCTGTCCCGCGCCGGAATGGCGGATATATGGCCGCATTCCTCCGGCTGGTTCCAGCCCGCGTCTCCGGCGGCAGGCCCTTCACGGGAATTCCTGTACGAACACGGGAGCTGGGGTGAAGCGGCCCTCTGGAACCTGACGCAGGGGCAGACAGGCAAATGGCAGTTCCTCCTGCTCAGCGGCCGCATCTGGCAGACGCTGGGCCTCTTCATCCTGGGCATGCTGGCGGGGAGATGGCGCGTCTTTGCGGATGCCGCCAACAAGCGCCGCTTCTTCCTGCGGATGCTGGGAATCTCCGGAGCGCTGTTTCTGGCGCTTCTGCTCGCACGGCTGTTCCTCCCCACACGGCTGGACTACCCGCTGGGAGCGGACCTGCGACACCTTCTGGTCCAATGGGAAAACCTCACCTACACCACGGCCTTTGTTTCCGCCGCCGTTCTGCTCTTCACCCATCCTGGTCTGCCCCTGCCCTCCCGGCTGCTCAGCAGCACCGGCAAATGCACACTGACGTGCTACGTGTCCCAGACGCTGGTCTTCACCTTTCTGTTCTTCGGATGGGGGCTGGGGCTGGCGCAGGACATGGGACCGTGGGCGTGCCTCTGCGCGGCCGTGGCCGTCTTCCTGCTTCAAGCCTGGGCCTGCCGCCTGTGGCTGAACTACTTCCTGTACGGACCGCTGGAATGGCTGTGGCGCACCGCCACCATGTGCCGCATGCAGCCGTTCCGCAAACGCACCCCATGA
- a CDS encoding GNAT family N-acetyltransferase: MTFSYSDTKEFSPEELEELFLSVQWESGRHPERLAKALLRYGSVFSAWEGGKLAGLAAAMDDGAMTAYVHYLLVHPRCQGRGIGSRLLDLCKKHYAGYLCVVLTSYREGVPFYERNGFIPDRTQEAMRFTPPSSGETTL; this comes from the coding sequence ATGACCTTTTCCTACAGTGATACCAAGGAATTTTCTCCGGAAGAGCTGGAGGAGTTGTTTCTCTCCGTCCAGTGGGAATCCGGACGGCATCCGGAACGCCTGGCGAAGGCATTGCTCCGTTACGGAAGCGTGTTCTCCGCCTGGGAAGGCGGCAAACTGGCGGGGCTGGCCGCCGCCATGGATGACGGGGCCATGACGGCGTATGTTCATTACCTGCTGGTGCATCCCCGGTGCCAGGGGCGTGGAATCGGCAGCCGCCTGCTGGATTTGTGCAAGAAGCATTATGCCGGCTATTTGTGCGTGGTGCTCACCTCCTACCGGGAAGGGGTACCCTTTTATGAGAGGAACGGCTTTATCCCGGACAGGACGCAGGAGGCCATGCGCTTCACTCCTCCCTCTTCCGGAGAAACAACTCTTTAA
- a CDS encoding 1-deoxy-D-xylulose-5-phosphate reductoisomerase, which translates to MQKRRVVILGSTGSIGTSALKVARDIPDRMEIVGLAAGTSVEALARQAREFNVRNVCIFDPSGADELARALPGAQVETGEEGLCRLAQLPEADMVLISIVGTAGLRPALAAIEAGKDLAIASKEILVMAGQIVMEKARRAGVRVLPVDSEHNAIFQCLNGNHGGPEAVSRLILTASGGPFRTWGKEDLEHVTLEQALRHPTWSMGRKITIDSATLFNKGLEMIEARWLFDIPMEKVDVIVHPQSIVHSMVEYRDGTVLAQMSSSDMCFPIQYAVTWPDRVPNSLKQLNFAEIGQLVFEAPRPDAFPALDLARRAGASSSTMAAVYNAANEVAVDAFIQGKITFPGIWKLVEAVMDGHSPAAPRGELAPILEADQWARRRAAELIPSIPRPS; encoded by the coding sequence ATGCAGAAACGACGCGTCGTCATCCTGGGTTCCACGGGTTCCATTGGAACCAGCGCCCTGAAAGTCGCCCGGGACATTCCGGACAGAATGGAAATCGTGGGGCTGGCTGCCGGAACCAGCGTGGAGGCGCTGGCCCGCCAGGCACGGGAATTCAATGTCCGCAACGTATGCATTTTTGACCCGTCCGGGGCGGACGAACTGGCCCGCGCCCTTCCCGGCGCCCAGGTGGAAACGGGAGAGGAAGGCCTGTGCCGCCTGGCGCAGCTCCCGGAGGCGGACATGGTGCTGATCTCCATCGTGGGCACCGCCGGGCTCAGGCCCGCACTGGCCGCCATTGAGGCAGGCAAGGACCTGGCCATCGCCAGCAAGGAAATCCTGGTCATGGCCGGACAGATCGTCATGGAAAAGGCGCGCCGGGCCGGCGTGCGCGTACTGCCGGTGGACAGCGAACATAACGCCATCTTCCAGTGCCTGAACGGCAACCACGGCGGCCCGGAGGCCGTCTCCCGCCTGATTCTGACGGCATCCGGCGGCCCCTTCCGCACATGGGGGAAGGAAGACCTGGAACATGTCACGCTGGAACAGGCCCTCAGGCACCCCACGTGGAGCATGGGCCGGAAAATCACCATTGACTCCGCCACCCTGTTCAACAAGGGGCTGGAAATGATTGAAGCCCGCTGGCTGTTTGACATTCCCATGGAGAAGGTGGACGTGATCGTCCACCCGCAGAGCATCGTGCATTCCATGGTGGAATACCGGGACGGCACCGTGCTGGCCCAGATGAGCAGCTCCGACATGTGCTTCCCCATCCAGTACGCCGTCACCTGGCCGGACCGCGTTCCCAATTCCCTCAAGCAGCTTAATTTTGCGGAAATAGGCCAGCTGGTGTTTGAGGCGCCACGCCCGGACGCCTTCCCCGCGCTGGACTTGGCCCGCAGGGCCGGAGCCAGCAGCAGCACCATGGCCGCCGTGTACAATGCCGCCAATGAAGTGGCGGTAGATGCCTTCATCCAGGGCAAGATCACCTTCCCCGGCATCTGGAAACTGGTGGAAGCCGTCATGGACGGCCACTCCCCGGCGGCCCCCCGCGGGGAGCTGGCCCCCATCCTTGAAGCGGACCAGTGGGCCAGACGCCGCGCCGCGGAACTGATTCCGTCCATTCCCCGCCCTTCCTGA
- a CDS encoding UTP--glucose-1-phosphate uridylyltransferase yields the protein MSTFTPFEEKMESAGIPAAAIKAFSRCYEALVSNHSGMIPETDILPADQVADWQEITASTPAADKDLISQCVCIKLNGGLGTSMGLQKAKSLLKVKGEDTFLDLIVRQVKHLRSISGTPVRLLLMNSFSTSADTLAYLEKYADDGFADPSQVELMQNRVPKILADGLTPAASPEQPELEWCPPGHGDLYPALLGSGWLDRLLADGVKYAFVSNSDNLGAQLDMNFLRWFAESGAPFVMEVTRRTEADKKGGHLAVRKEDGQLILREVAQCPEADIPEFQNISKHRYFNTNTLWIRLDALKEILDANGGVLPLPMIRNSKTLNPRDPESAPVYQLETAMGAGIECFPGARAVNVPRSRFFPVKTTSDLLLLRSDAIAVDEDGKVALAPERGGKTPIVDLDSKLYKLVDSLDGLGLPSLIGLDKLTLRGRFHFQNGAILQGTLLMENGSEETKEIPPGVYAGA from the coding sequence ATGAGTACGTTCACTCCTTTTGAAGAAAAGATGGAGTCCGCCGGCATTCCGGCCGCGGCCATCAAAGCTTTCTCCCGCTGTTACGAAGCTCTCGTCTCCAACCACTCCGGCATGATTCCGGAAACGGACATCCTCCCCGCCGACCAGGTAGCTGACTGGCAGGAAATCACAGCCTCCACCCCCGCGGCGGACAAGGACCTGATCTCCCAGTGCGTCTGCATCAAGCTCAATGGCGGCCTTGGTACGAGCATGGGCCTCCAGAAGGCTAAAAGCCTGCTGAAGGTGAAGGGAGAGGACACGTTCCTGGACTTGATCGTCAGGCAGGTGAAGCACCTGCGCTCCATCTCCGGCACGCCCGTGCGCCTTCTGCTGATGAACTCCTTCTCCACCAGTGCGGATACGCTGGCCTACCTGGAAAAATACGCGGACGACGGTTTTGCAGATCCCTCCCAGGTGGAGCTGATGCAGAACCGCGTTCCCAAAATCCTGGCGGACGGCCTCACTCCCGCCGCATCTCCGGAACAGCCGGAGCTGGAATGGTGCCCGCCCGGCCACGGAGACCTGTATCCGGCCCTGCTGGGCTCCGGCTGGCTGGACCGCCTGCTGGCGGATGGCGTTAAATACGCCTTTGTCTCCAACTCCGACAATCTGGGCGCGCAGCTTGACATGAACTTCCTGCGCTGGTTTGCGGAAAGCGGCGCCCCCTTCGTCATGGAAGTTACGCGCCGCACGGAGGCGGACAAGAAAGGCGGCCACCTAGCCGTCAGGAAGGAGGACGGCCAGCTGATCCTGCGGGAAGTGGCCCAGTGCCCGGAGGCGGACATTCCCGAATTCCAGAACATCTCCAAGCACCGCTACTTCAATACCAATACCCTCTGGATACGCCTGGATGCCCTGAAGGAAATCCTGGACGCCAACGGCGGCGTGCTTCCTCTGCCCATGATCCGGAACAGCAAGACGCTCAATCCCCGCGACCCGGAATCAGCCCCCGTGTACCAGCTGGAGACGGCCATGGGCGCCGGCATCGAATGCTTCCCGGGCGCAAGGGCCGTCAACGTCCCGCGTTCCCGGTTCTTCCCGGTCAAGACCACGTCCGACCTGCTCCTGCTGCGTTCGGACGCCATCGCCGTGGATGAAGACGGCAAGGTTGCCCTGGCTCCAGAACGGGGAGGAAAAACTCCCATCGTGGACCTGGACTCCAAGCTGTACAAGCTGGTGGACTCCCTGGACGGCCTCGGCCTGCCCTCCCTGATCGGCCTGGACAAGCTGACCCTGCGCGGCCGCTTCCACTTCCAGAACGGCGCCATTCTCCAGGGCACCTTGCTGATGGAAAACGGCTCTGAAGAAACCAAGGAAATTCCCCCGGGCGTTTATGCCGGAGCCTGA
- a CDS encoding peptide chain release factor family protein has product MVRPEKLAALKERMEALGICEQDLEESFVRGSGHGGQKVNKTNNCVYLKHLPTGIAVKCHVDRSRELNRFLARRELCDAVEQAQTGQCAARARVIQRMRRQKDRRRRRRSIHPNSSADSV; this is encoded by the coding sequence ATGGTAAGGCCTGAAAAACTGGCCGCTCTCAAGGAGCGGATGGAAGCCCTGGGCATCTGTGAACAGGACCTGGAGGAAAGCTTTGTCCGCGGCAGCGGGCACGGCGGCCAGAAGGTGAATAAAACCAACAACTGCGTGTACCTCAAACACCTCCCCACGGGCATCGCCGTCAAATGCCACGTGGACCGCTCCCGGGAACTCAACCGCTTTCTGGCGCGGCGGGAACTGTGCGATGCCGTGGAACAGGCGCAAACGGGCCAGTGCGCCGCCAGGGCCCGCGTTATCCAGCGCATGCGCAGGCAGAAAGACAGAAGAAGGCGCAGGCGCTCCATTCATCCCAATTCCTCTGCGGACAGCGTCTAG
- the infC gene encoding translation initiation factor IF-3 gives MPIKPTKNNDGNRRRERGDQTRVNERIRAPRVRVVTANGDQLGVMNTRDALEKAKAVGLDLVEVAGNADPPVCRVVDYGRYKYQQSKLQKTNKSRTIRLKEIKLRIGTDTNDYNVKLARTESFLDHGHKVRFQLRFRGRENAHQELGYDVFNKVIADLKTMAQVDQPPRLAGNTMHMVLSPLPAQQRVKKFTAHLDADFDSEDSAFDAEDDE, from the coding sequence GTGCCAATCAAGCCAACGAAGAATAATGATGGTAATCGCCGCCGTGAGCGCGGTGATCAAACCCGTGTCAATGAACGCATCCGCGCTCCACGCGTGCGCGTGGTGACGGCCAATGGCGACCAGCTCGGGGTAATGAACACGCGTGACGCGCTGGAAAAGGCCAAAGCCGTTGGCCTGGACCTGGTGGAAGTGGCAGGCAATGCCGATCCGCCCGTGTGCCGCGTGGTGGACTATGGACGGTACAAGTACCAGCAGTCCAAGCTCCAGAAAACCAACAAGAGCCGCACGATCAGGCTCAAGGAAATCAAGCTCCGCATCGGGACGGACACGAACGATTACAACGTGAAGCTGGCCCGTACGGAAAGCTTCCTGGACCACGGGCATAAAGTCCGGTTCCAGCTCCGCTTCCGCGGCCGTGAAAACGCCCACCAGGAGCTTGGCTATGACGTGTTCAACAAGGTTATTGCGGACTTGAAGACCATGGCGCAGGTAGACCAGCCTCCGCGCTTGGCCGGCAACACCATGCACATGGTGCTTTCCCCGCTCCCCGCCCAGCAGCGCGTGAAGAAATTCACCGCCCACCTGGACGCCGACTTTGATTCGGAAGATTCCGCCTTTGACGCGGAAGATGACGAATAA
- the thrS gene encoding threonine--tRNA ligase, translated as MSEHKERKTLEERHQMSDLERLRHSCAHVLATAICRIWPDAQLAGGPAVDNGFYYDVELDHRISTEDFERIEAEMKKVVKENQPFQKEIISRAEAMKMAESGELGALGPRSEPSRFKIDLLNDIPEDEEISLFRNGDFTDLCAGPHVGRTGNCKAFKVMSVASAFYKGDKNRPMLQRIYGTCFPNRTQLDEHLERLEEARRRDHRKLGRELGLFCIDEAVGQGLILWKPKGALIRRSLQDFITQELDKLGYSQVYTPNIGKLDLYRTSGHFPYYQESQYAPIPERDAMEKLSQEGASCAELFNGLATGTIEGYMLKPMNCPHHIKIYANDAHSYRDLPVRLAEFGTVYRWEQSGELGGMTRVRGFTQDDAHIFCTPDQLAGEIRQCLGIVKTIFGTLGMTDYRVRLSMRDPESDKYVGSPENWDKAEQALREAAEWLGADYSEEAGEAAFYGPKIDFIVRDAIGREWQLGTVQVDYNLPERFDLHYTGADNKPHRPVMVHRAPFGSMERFTGLLIEHFEGKFPTWLSPEQVRVLPISDKVMEVARAHREALAARGVRVTVDETPDKIGAKIRNARLDRVPYMLVLGQREAEEGTVSVRHRDKEDLGPMPFEQFADVVVREIAERHISPMI; from the coding sequence ATGTCCGAACACAAGGAAAGAAAGACTCTTGAAGAACGCCATCAGATGTCTGATCTGGAACGGCTGCGCCACTCCTGCGCGCACGTTCTGGCTACGGCCATTTGCCGCATCTGGCCGGACGCCCAGCTTGCCGGCGGTCCTGCCGTGGATAACGGTTTTTATTACGACGTGGAACTGGACCACCGCATCAGCACAGAGGATTTTGAGCGCATTGAGGCTGAGATGAAGAAGGTGGTGAAGGAAAACCAGCCTTTCCAGAAGGAAATCATCTCCCGCGCGGAGGCCATGAAGATGGCTGAATCCGGGGAATTGGGCGCCCTGGGGCCCCGCAGCGAGCCTTCCCGCTTCAAGATCGACCTGCTGAACGACATCCCGGAAGACGAGGAAATTTCCCTGTTCCGCAACGGTGATTTTACGGACCTGTGCGCCGGCCCCCATGTGGGCCGCACAGGGAACTGCAAGGCATTCAAGGTGATGAGCGTGGCGAGCGCCTTCTACAAGGGGGACAAGAACCGCCCCATGCTCCAGCGCATTTACGGCACCTGCTTCCCGAACCGCACCCAGCTTGACGAACACCTGGAACGGCTGGAGGAAGCGCGCCGCCGGGACCACCGCAAGCTGGGCCGTGAACTGGGCCTGTTCTGCATTGACGAGGCAGTGGGCCAGGGCCTGATTCTCTGGAAGCCCAAGGGCGCCCTCATCCGCCGCTCCCTCCAGGATTTCATCACGCAGGAGCTGGACAAGCTGGGCTATTCCCAGGTATACACGCCCAACATCGGCAAGCTGGACCTGTACCGCACGTCCGGCCACTTCCCGTATTACCAGGAAAGCCAGTACGCCCCTATCCCGGAGCGTGACGCCATGGAAAAGCTGAGCCAGGAAGGCGCTTCCTGCGCGGAACTGTTCAACGGGCTGGCTACCGGCACCATTGAGGGCTACATGCTCAAGCCGATGAACTGCCCGCACCACATCAAGATTTACGCGAATGACGCCCATTCCTACCGGGACCTTCCCGTAAGGCTGGCGGAGTTTGGCACCGTGTACCGCTGGGAACAGAGCGGGGAGCTGGGCGGCATGACCCGCGTGCGCGGCTTTACGCAGGATGACGCCCACATTTTCTGCACGCCTGACCAGCTGGCCGGAGAAATCCGCCAGTGCCTGGGCATTGTGAAAACCATCTTCGGAACCCTGGGCATGACGGACTACCGCGTGCGCCTTTCCATGCGCGACCCGGAAAGCGACAAGTACGTGGGTTCCCCGGAAAATTGGGACAAGGCGGAACAGGCCCTGCGGGAAGCCGCGGAATGGCTGGGCGCGGATTACAGCGAGGAAGCCGGGGAAGCCGCGTTTTACGGCCCCAAGATCGACTTCATCGTGCGCGACGCCATTGGCCGTGAATGGCAGCTTGGCACCGTGCAGGTGGACTACAACCTGCCGGAACGCTTTGACCTCCATTATACCGGAGCGGACAACAAGCCGCACCGCCCCGTCATGGTGCACCGCGCGCCGTTCGGTTCCATGGAACGTTTTACGGGCCTGCTGATTGAGCACTTTGAAGGGAAATTCCCCACTTGGCTTTCACCGGAACAGGTGCGCGTGCTTCCCATCTCCGACAAGGTGATGGAGGTTGCCCGCGCCCACCGGGAAGCGCTGGCCGCCAGGGGCGTGCGCGTGACAGTGGATGAAACGCCGGACAAGATCGGCGCGAAAATCCGCAACGCCCGCCTGGACCGCGTTCCGTACATGCTGGTACTGGGCCAGCGGGAAGCGGAAGAAGGGACGGTTTCCGTCCGCCACAGGGATAAGGAAGACCTGGGGCCGATGCCCTTTGAACAGTTTGCTGACGTTGTGGTCAGGGAAATTGCGGAACGTCATATTTCCCCCATGATTTGA
- the coaD gene encoding pantetheine-phosphate adenylyltransferase yields MKRIAVYAGSFDPLTNGHLWMIRQGARMFDELIVAIGDNPDKSYTFSHEERMTMLRVALSDMPDVRIAEFHNRFLVDFANEHGATFMLRGIRSTQDYEYERVMRHINADMAPKVCTVFLMPPRDTAELSSSMIKGLIGPEGWEGQVSRYVPHNVFSMLKEKYREIFPHS; encoded by the coding sequence ATGAAGCGCATCGCCGTGTATGCCGGTAGTTTCGACCCTCTGACCAATGGTCACTTATGGATGATCAGGCAGGGGGCGCGGATGTTTGATGAACTGATTGTGGCCATAGGCGATAATCCGGACAAAAGCTACACGTTTTCCCATGAGGAACGCATGACCATGCTCCGGGTGGCGCTTTCCGACATGCCGGACGTGCGCATTGCGGAGTTCCACAACCGTTTTCTGGTAGACTTTGCCAACGAACACGGGGCCACGTTCATGCTGCGCGGCATCCGTTCCACCCAGGACTATGAATATGAACGCGTGATGCGCCATATTAATGCGGACATGGCTCCCAAGGTTTGCACGGTGTTCCTGATGCCTCCGCGGGATACGGCGGAACTGTCCTCCAGCATGATCAAGGGGCTGATCGGTCCGGAAGGCTGGGAGGGGCAGGTGAGCCGTTATGTTCCCCACAATGTATTCTCCATGCTGAAGGAGAAGTACCGGGAGATTTTCCCGCATTCCTAG